In Aspergillus nidulans FGSC A4 chromosome II, the genomic stretch CTGCATCGTTTCGGGGAAGGAAGACGGAGTACGGACAATCAAGCTGAACATTGAGATCCCAGGTGTGAACCGTCCGTATGTGTAATTTCCTGTTTCTTGTCACTACCAATAGACCTAATGTTTTTTGCAGTCAGTCATCGCTCAATGCTCTTCTTGAGTACTGCTCTGTATTGGGGAGGAGAGCTTTTGAGCAATCCTGTGAAGGCATGCTGCGGGTCAGTAGTCTAGCTATATCTGCAGAGAAAAAGGTGTGTCGATCGAAAcgctcttgctcttgcccCTCATTGAAGCTAATTGTCGTTAGGTCGAGCGTATCATGCGCCTGGTTGGCCGTTCAGATCGTCGTGCTCTCCTTTACGCCGAGCTCAGTGCTTTCCAGGGTTTGACTTCAGACCTAACAAAGCATGTCGACGCCATTGGTATGGCGTTTAAGGAGTGGTCCGATTTCACTGATAACCTCAGGGTCCACCTTGGCGACGAGTTGGGTGTTGATCCAACTGAGGATCTTTCTAATGACGACCTCAAACTTGCCCAGGACATTTTTGAACGGGCGGAGCAGAAGCTCGACAAAGCTCAGGCTCAATACCAGGACCAAGATAGGAAGCTGACTGAACTGCTTACCAGGGAGATTCCCAGAGTTTGTTCACCGGCAGAGATTCTTGAGAAGCTCTCGGAGATTATCCCTCAAGACAGCGATAGTACGTTCGCTTCCTTTACACCTTGCCATGAACAATCACTAAACCTGTCTTAGAATGGCCCGGCCTTAGAAGAATCTGGAGAGCTTTCTGGAGTGGCGAGAAGCGCACCGAGAGGGCGTTCGACGATCGACTGAAAATGCACATGCAAAGCCTAACAGAGGCAATCAAAATATCATCTGCAGAGGCCGAAAGGGAGCAAATCGCTTTGAGAGAGCAAACTGAAGTCGTCAGCgtcaaaatcaagaaagcagaagcggaCCTGGACGTCGCAAAGCAAGAGTACGCAGAGGCTTCTGAGAATCTGATACGAGTCTCCCGCAGGGTTTCTCAGCAAAACCTCCGGTTGTTGGGTGGAAACAAACTTGATCTGGTCAGTAACATGTTTCAACTAGTGGGTCATTGATGCAGTTTACCTGACTTCCCTATTATAGAAAGCGATTCAACAAATCCTAAGTAAATCAGCCCAGCAGCTCAGGATCCTTCGGCAGCGAATCTCAACCCTCGCAACCATGTTCACCGATCTGTCGAACCTGATAGAAAATACCATTCACAAATACGAGAACTTCCAGCGTGGCCTGCAATTGGGGCAGTCAGACGACCCCCATAAGGCTGCAGAGTTCACCAAGGATGAAAAATTTGTATGAGATTCCTTGCCTTTTTTTACATTGCCAGCTATTCACAACCAATAAACAGGATCTCCTTGAGGACGTTTTCGAAATCAGAGGGCGCCTGATTACCGTTTTACATGTCTCGCAAATGTATACCCATATTTATAGACGATACATTCGACCAGGCCTTGACGACATGGAGAATTTCAGCCGCACAGACTTGGAACTATACAAGAGACAACATCAAAAGCTTGAATCCTGGTGTACAAAGTCTGTCCAGGAGATTGAACAACTGACCCTTGAGGTATGTACAGTCTGACTTTGCGGGGCCAGATTGCATGGATTATTCTGAGTCTCTATAGCGCATCGACAAAATATCTGTCGATATCGAAAGCAGCGTTAGAGCTGCATTGGCGACTGCAATCAACAGATGCCACTTCTGGGCAGGAGAATGAGTTTCTTATCAACCATTGGTTGACTGGTGATTCAACATCACGCTATCTGAGCCCTATGCCCTTGATGCGTCTCGGTTCAACACCGAATATTGGTATTGCAGTTTAGTTACGATTCAGGTAGCAGGTGCCTTCAGACTGAAATAGCGCTTATTTCATCAATAATTGTATTTGCTCTCTAGTTGAACAACCTGTGGTCTTGAGCCTTCATCGAATTATGCTAGTGCTGAATATGTCTATATTTGTCCAGCTTTCACTGAATGTAAATGTTCTAGGGCCATATATCGCCATTCCCGTTCCACTGGGTCATGGGATCATctgaaaagaagaaatttc encodes the following:
- a CDS encoding uncharacterized protein (transcript_id=CADANIAT00004195), whose product is MEPTPIAEDSPAHDTPNNRALLVKGLQDSAAAAIEYLHTSALPAQTWSLPAKVFPESVLILASCIVSGKEDGVRTIKLNIEIPGVNRPQSSLNALLEYCSVLGRRAFEQSCEGMLRVSSLAISAEKKVERIMRLVGRSDRRALLYAELSAFQGLTSDLTKHVDAIGMAFKEWSDFTDNLRVHLGDELGVDPTEDLSNDDLKLAQDIFERAEQKLDKAQAQYQDQDRKLTELLTREIPRVCSPAEILEKLSEIIPQDSDKWPGLRRIWRAFWSGEKRTERAFDDRLKMHMQSLTEAIKISSAEAEREQIALREQTEVVSVKIKKAEADLDVAKQEYAEASENLIRVSRRVSQQNLRLLGGNKLDLKAIQQILSKSAQQLRILRQRISTLATMFTDLSNLIENTIHKYENFQRGLQLGQRYIRPGLDDMENFSRTDLELYKRQHQKLESWCTKSVQEIEQLTLEGHISPFPFHWVMGSSEKKKFPAATCIVRRLPYTKQY